DNA from Sulfitobacter albidus:
GATATGCGCGCGCTGCTGCCTGAGGGTCAGCCGCTGTTTGTCACGCGCATCCCCTCGGGCGCGGAGGTGACGCCCGAGAGCCTGCGCGCGATGCGGGGGCAGATCGCGTCGGCGGCGGGGCTGCTGCCCTCGGCGCGCGGTTTTGCCTGTGTGGGCTATGGCTGCACCTCGGCCACGGCGCAGATCGGCGCGGAGGCGGTGGCGGATCTGGTGCAGGCGGGGGTGGCGACGGCGCGGGTGAGCGATCCGCTGACCGCGTGTCGGGCGGCCTGTGCGGCGCTGGGCATCACGCGGCTGGCGCTGCTGTCGCCCTATGTCGCGTCCGTGTCGGAGCGGCTGCGCGCGGCGCTGGGCGCGGGCGGGATCGCCACGCCGGTTTTTGGCAGTTTCAACGAGCCGGTAGAGGCGAATGTGGCGCGCATCGATCCCGCCTCGACCGTGGCGGCGGCGACGGAGCTGGCGCGGCAGGGCGGTGTGGAGGCGATTTTCCTCAGCTGCACCAACCTGCGCACGCTGGCGGCCATCCCGGAGATCGAGGCGGCGACGGGATTGCCCTGCCTGTCGAGCAATCAGGTTTTGGCCTGGCACATGGGGGCGCGTGGAAAACTCCCCGGCAGGCTGGCGCAGGTGCGCTCGCAGGCTTGACCCTTGCGCGGCTTTGGCCTACCTCAATCCCAGCGCGGGCGTTGTGTAATGGTAAGACCTCAGCCTTCCAAGCTGATGATACGGGTTCGATTCCCGTCGCCCGCTCCATCCCCTCCGACAGATGCGACCAAAAGCCGGGGCAGGGCCGCTTGACCCTGTGCGGTCACTGGGCCAAGTAACGGCACGTTTTGCCGAAAGGAGCCGTCATGGCCCGCTCTCCCGCCCCCGCGCCTGCCCCGTCACAGGACGCCGACCGCGAAAGCTCGCGCCAGATTTCGGCGTTGCGCGCGCTGGCGCCGTTTTTGCGGCCCTACACCGGGCTGATGGTGGCGGCGATCACGGCGCTGGTGCTGACGGCGGTGATT
Protein-coding regions in this window:
- a CDS encoding maleate cis-trans isomerase family protein, giving the protein MSAFDYIRSEPGPAPLGLIVLQVDETIEADMRALLPEGQPLFVTRIPSGAEVTPESLRAMRGQIASAAGLLPSARGFACVGYGCTSATAQIGAEAVADLVQAGVATARVSDPLTACRAACAALGITRLALLSPYVASVSERLRAALGAGGIATPVFGSFNEPVEANVARIDPASTVAAATELARQGGVEAIFLSCTNLRTLAAIPEIEAATGLPCLSSNQVLAWHMGARGKLPGRLAQVRSQA